GCTCATACCCGAGGAGTAGGTGCGCATCGGCAGTGAGATGAAGTCCTCCTTGAGGCCGGAGAACTCGACGATGCCGTCGCGGGCGGCGAGCGCCTGCTCCTTGCTCATCCCCATGGCCAGGCAGCCCAGCTGGATGTTGCGTTCACCGGTCAGGTCCCGCAGCAGCGCGGCGTTGACGCCGAGCAGCGTGGGCTGGCCGTGGGTGTAGACCTTGCCGGTCTCCGGCGGCAGCAACCCGGCGATCGCGGCCAGCAGGGTGGACTTGCCCGAGCCGTTGCGGCCGACCACGCCGATGGAGTCGCCCTCGGCCGCCTCGAAGGAGACGCCCTTGACCGCGTGGATCTCCCGCATGGTGGGGCCGATCTTGCGGTTGACGATCCGGTTCAGCGCCGAACTGGCGCTGCCCTTGCCGGTCCCCGCGCCGTGCACGCGGTAGACGATGTGCAACTCGTCCACGATCACGGTGGGCCTCGGCTCCGCCGCCTGAGCCGCCTGCCTGATCTGCTGCTGGGGAATCTCAACCGCGGCCATACTGCTCCTCAGCCTGCCAGAAGTAAACGAAGCCGCCCACGCCGACCACCAGGGTCCACACCACCAGCTCGATCCACGCGTGGTGCGGCAGCGGCCCGCCGGACACGTTCATCGCCGAGCGGATCACGTCGATGAACATCACCATCGGGTTCAGGTCGAGTACCTGCTTGATCCACGGGCTGTGGCTCTTGGTGATCGACGAGATGCTG
This genomic window from Actinospica robiniae DSM 44927 contains:
- a CDS encoding ABC transporter ATP-binding protein, which codes for MAAVEIPQQQIRQAAQAAEPRPTVIVDELHIVYRVHGAGTGKGSASSALNRIVNRKIGPTMREIHAVKGVSFEAAEGDSIGVVGRNGSGKSTLLAAIAGLLPPETGKVYTHGQPTLLGVNAALLRDLTGERNIQLGCLAMGMSKEQALAARDGIVEFSGLKEDFISLPMRTYSSGMSARLRFSIAAAKSHDVLLIDEALATGDVEFQRRSEKRIKELRKDAGTVFLVSHSHGVIRETCNRSIWMHDGVIKMDGATDEVLDAYEGSLK